One region of Triticum aestivum cultivar Chinese Spring chromosome 6B, IWGSC CS RefSeq v2.1, whole genome shotgun sequence genomic DNA includes:
- the LOC123135102 gene encoding F-box/LRR-repeat protein At3g26922, protein MSRRLSEEGGTAAVGEHRIGDLPDDLMAYLMSFLPSRDSVRTCVLARRWRSLWRSVPALRLEDDPRGDGGPRSKFVDELLCRRHPTPLNLCDICSDYDTFHCEEAFTRIKPWLRYAFSHDVRTLRVVAGSLTTNLVLVSSHLKRVELCFMQFKRSVDFTGCQVLDVLEMKGCNILASILCQSVRHLTIKGGCFDDKTRRRIAAPNLISLKLAPYQGLTPLLDSMPSLVTASVESFDQQYHYCFDVPCEGCDRQAGFCVVLEGLSDATNLELTTDDQLSIFRMDLKWCPMFSKLKCLLLNKWCLAGDFTGLIYFLQHSPILQTLTLLLDFQTHKKGHVMETYDPKEQSPLSKHLKVVKIICSSTKEDVIVDRILKILCAHGVPSEQIDIQ, encoded by the exons ATGTCCAGGAGGCTGAGCGAGGAGGGAGGCACGGCGGCCGTCGGCGAGCACCGCATCGGGGACCTCCCGGACGACCTGATGGCGTACCTGATGTCGTTCCTGCCCTCGCGCGACTCCGTGCGGACGTGCGTGCTCGCCCGGCGCTGGCGCTCGCTCTGGAGGTCCGTGCCCGCCCTGCGCCTCGAGGACGACCCGCGGGGCGACGGCGGCCCCAGGAGCAAGTTCGTGGACGAGCTGCTGTGCCGCCGCCACCCGACACCTCTGAACCTATGTGACATCTGTTCCGATTACGACACCTTTCACTGCGAGGAGGCGTTCACACGCATCAAGCCGTGGCTCCGGTACGCCTTCTCGCATGACGTTCGGACGCTGCGGGTCGTCGCTGGTTCGTTGACAACCAACCTGGTCCTCGTCTCGTCGCACCTGAAGAGGGTAGAGCTTTGCTTCATGCAGTTTAAACGCTCTGTGGATTTCACGGGCTGTCAGGTGCTCGATGTGTTAGAGATGAAAGGCTGTAACATCCTTGCGAGCATCTTGTGCCAGTCAGTACGACATCTTACCATCAAAGGGGGGTGTTTTGACGATAAAACCCGCCGTCGTATTGCTGCCCCAAATCTCATCAGCTTGAAACTAGCTCCATACCAGGGTCTGACTCCGTTGCTTGATAGCATGCCATCGCTGGTAACAGCATCTGTTGAATCCTTTGATCAGCAGTATCATTACTGTTTTGATGTACCATGTGAAGGATGCGATAGGCAAGCAGGATTTTGTGTGGTTTTGGAAGGCTTGTCTGATGCTACAAATTTGGAGTTAACAACTGATGATCAG TTATCTATTTTCAGAATGGATTTGAAATGGTGCCCCATGTTTAGCAAGCTCAAATGCTTGTTGCTGAACAAATGGTGTCTGGCTGGTGATTTCACTGGATTGATTTACTTCCTCCAGCACTCACCAATTCTACAGACGCTGACACTTCTGCTTGATTTTCAAACTCACAAG AAAGGGCATGTGATGGaaacatatgacccaaaggaacAATCACCACTATCGAAGCATCTCAAGGTAGTCAAAATCATATGCAGCTCGACGAAGGAAGATGTTATAGTTGACCGTATCCTAAAGATCCTCTGTGCCCATGGAGTGCCTTCCGAGCAAATTGACATCCAATAG